A window of the Lolium perenne isolate Kyuss_39 chromosome 7, Kyuss_2.0, whole genome shotgun sequence genome harbors these coding sequences:
- the LOC127311910 gene encoding rRNA 2'-O-methyltransferase fibrillarin 1, with protein MRAPARGGRGGRGFGGRSDGGGRGGRGFGGRSDGGGRGGRGGRGGRTPRGGRGGGRGGPGMKGGSKVVVVPHKHDGVFIAKAKEDALCTKNMVPGESVYGEKRVSVQNDDGTKVEYRVWNPFRSKLAAAVLGGVDNIWIAPGTRVLYLGAASGTTVSHVSDIVGPTGLVYAVEFSHRSGRDLVNMAKKRTNVIPIIEDARHPAKYRMLVGMVDVIFSDVAQPDQARILALNASYFLKSGGHFVISIKANCIDSTMPAEAVFASEVEKLKLDQFKPSEQVTLEPFERDHACVVGGYRMPKKQKPT; from the exons ATGAGGGCACCAGCACGAGGAG GACGCGGCGGGAGGGGTTTCGGCGGGAGGAGcgacggcggcggccgcggcggcagGGGGTTCGGCGGGCGGAGCgatggcggcggccgcggcggcagGGGCGGGAGGGGTGGCAGGACGCCGAGGGGCGGCCGTGGCGGCGGCAGAGGCGGCCCGGGCATGAAGGGCGGGAGCAAGGTGGTCGTGGTGCCCCACAAGCACGACGGCGTCTTCATCGCCAAGGCCAAGGAGGACGCGCTCTGCACCAAGAACATGGTCCCCGGGGAGTCCGTCTACGGCGAGAAGCGCGTCTCCGTCCAG AACGACGATGGGACCAAGGTTGAGTACAGGGTGTGGAACCCCTTCAGGTCCAAGCTGGCTGCTGCTGTGCTCGGTGGTGTTGACAACATCTGGATT GCTCCTGGTACCCGTGTGCTGTATCTTGGTGCTGCCTCTGGAACAACAGTGTCTCATGTGTCTGATATTGTTGGACCG ACTGGGTTGGTCTATGCTGTGGAGTTCTCGCACCGGAGTGGCAGGGACCTTGTCAACATGGCCAAGAAGAGGACCAATGTCATCCCCATCATTGAGGATGCTAGGCACCCTGCTAAGTACCGGATGTTGGTTGGCATGGTTGATGTTATCTTCTCAGATGTTGCACAGCCTGATCAG GCTAGGATCTTAGCCCTTAATGCTTCTTACTTTTTGAAGAGTGGTGGTCACTTTGTCATTTCAATCAAG gcaaactgtATCGACTCCACCATGCCTGCTGAGGCCGTGTTTGCCAGTGAAGTGGAAAAGCTGAAGTTAGATCAGTTCAAGCCCTCGGAGCAGGTGACCCTGGAGCCCTTTGAGCGTGACCATGCCTGTGTCGTTGGTGGTTACAGGATGCCCAAGAAGCAGAAGCCAACTTAG
- the LOC127311911 gene encoding mediator of RNA polymerase II transcription subunit 11 has translation MSSLGQSSSLQRLHNVEKRIVRVLELAGSVMEELGNAQGPRADAVAAHCREFMLSMKEIQTTMREEIKSACEYRPFEKCDYSARIANEICCKKLEYVIEKMDAMQLNIAHSANEV, from the exons ATGTCTTCGCTGGGACAGAGCAGCTCCCTCCAGCGCCTCCACAACGTCGAGAAG CGGATAGTGCGGGTGCTGGAGCTGGCGGGGTCGGTCATGGAGGAGCTGGGGAACGCGCAGGGCCCCCGCgccgacgccgtcgccgcccacTGCCGCGAGTTCATGCTCTCTATGAAG GAAATTCAGACAACAATGCGCGAGGAAATAAAAAGTGCCTGTGAATATCGTCCATTTGAGAAGTGCGACTACAGTGCAAGGATTGCTAACGAGATCTGTTGCAAAAAGCTGGAGTATGTAATTGAGAAGATGGATGCCATGCAACTGAACATTGCGCACAGCGCTAACGAAGTTTAG